The Manis javanica isolate MJ-LG chromosome 2, MJ_LKY, whole genome shotgun sequence genome contains a region encoding:
- the FABP5 gene encoding fatty acid-binding protein 5 — protein MATIQEFVGRWRLMESKGFDEYMKEVGVGMALRKVGAMAKPDCIITSDGKNLTIKTESTLKTSQFSCNLGEKFEETTADGRKTQTVCNFANGTLVQHQEWDGKESTITRKLQDGKLVVECIMNNVTCTRVYEKVE, from the exons ATGGCCACCATTCAGGAGTTCGTAGGAAGATGGCGCTTAATGGAGAGCAAAGGCTTCGACGAATATATGAAGGAAGTAG GAGTGGGAATGGCTCTGCGAAAAGTGGGTGCAATGGCCAAACCAGATTGTATCATCACTTCTGATGGCAAAAACCTCACCATAAAAACTGAGAGCACTTTGAAAACATCACAGTTTTCTTGTAATCTGGGAGAGAAGTTTGAAGAAACTACAGCTGATGGCAGAAAAACTCAG ACTGTCTGCAACTTTGCAAATGGCACGTTGGTTCAACATCAGGAATGGGATGGAAAGGAAAGCACAATAACAAGAAAACTGCAAGATGGGAAATTAGTGGTG GAATGCATCATGAACAATGTCACCTGTACTCGGGTCTATGAAAAAGTAGAGTAA